One Phragmites australis chromosome 23, lpPhrAust1.1, whole genome shotgun sequence DNA window includes the following coding sequences:
- the LOC133905997 gene encoding predicted GPI-anchored protein 58 — protein sequence MPEFDAQGLVDRPRRQNPGTIQIPGVDDNIGRGAAAESSRPAARGEKGKHPRAYVPQPSSSSSPSPLRQHLAVGSLTEGGRGGQSSGAESEMEARSRVWEPEGQGPAGGAMASSQANQPLEKGSGAATGVAHNGLRARALPRRGGRPPKDPAGGQRQPEEPRQVPAPGPSTPIPEPSVPADPEPRGPASTEPRALAGPE from the exons atgccggagttcgacgcccaaggaCTGGTGGATCGTCCAAGACGCCAGAACCCCGGGACCATACAgatccccggggtggatgacAACATAGGGCGGGGCGCTGCTGCCGAAAGTAGCAGGCCAGCGGCCCGAGGAGAGAAGGGGAAGCATCCCCGGGCATACGTCCCTCAGCCGTCttcatcgtcgtcgccgtcacctCTGCGACAACATCTGGCGGTGGGCAGTCTGACGGAGGGTGGCCGAGGTGGCCAATCTTCGGGAGCGGAGTCCGAGATGGAGGCCAGATCTAGGGTGTGGGAGCCCGAGGGCCAGGGCCCGGCTGGCGGCGCAATGGCTAGCAGCCAGGCCAACCAGCCGCTGGAGAAAGGCTCCGGGGCGGCCACTGGGGTGGCCCACAACGGCctgagggccagagccctcccccgaagaggaggaag gccgcccaaggaccccgCAGGAGGCCAAAGGCAACCAGAGGAGCCGAGGCAAGTCCCTGCTCCGGGGCCAAGCACGCCTATTCCAGAGCCGAGCGTGCCAGCGGACCCGGAGCCGAGGGGACCAGCCAGCACTGAGCCGAGGGCCCTGGCCGGTCCCGAGTAG